From Anoplopoma fimbria isolate UVic2021 breed Golden Eagle Sablefish chromosome 11, Afim_UVic_2022, whole genome shotgun sequence, one genomic window encodes:
- the rusf1 gene encoding RUS1 family protein C16orf58 homolog, with protein MLCPVSTSNMETDRGVVLATERYGSAESWKYFAKDAVMERRRDGSEGESRGNSIVGVFKSVFLPQGYPESVSNDYLQYQFWDTVQAFSSSLSGTLATQASLKGVGVGNHEATVAAATVTWLLRDGTGMLGRILFAWQKGSKLDSEAKKWRLFADVLNDIAMFMEILAPYFPACFTLIVCTAGIFKSLVGVAGGATRAALTVHQARRDNMADISAKDGSQETLVNLAGLLVSLMLIPLVTDNPILTVSLFFLFTVLHLFANYKAVRSVVMETLNEARLSIVLQQYLRDERILSPLEANQREPVFFEFRKTVPIKLGVRLQEVVQSPEDLNLALKGNNMPFLLGVRNGCVYVCLGPEASVRDEIRAMCQAVWLSSKLSPPTSRDPPTQSNWEMVHESHKMMDRIFNPFLKGVEAAGWDIKRTLLDWDEWRVEWKTKNN; from the exons ATGCTGTGCCCAGTTTCAACCT CCAACATGGAGACAGATAGAGGGGTAGTTTTGGCCACAGAGAGGTATGGCAGTGCAGAGTCCTGGAAGTATTTCGCAAAGGATGcagtgatggagaggagaagagatggaAGTGAAGGGGAATCAAGAGGAAACTCTATTGTTGGAGTTTTCAAA agtGTCTTTCTGCCTCAAGGATATCCAGAGAGCGTCAGCAATGATTACCTGCAGTACCAGTTTTGGGATACTGTGCAG gcgtTCTCCAGCTCTCTGTCAGGGACTCTGGCCACTCAGGCTTCTCTCAAAGGTGTCGGTGTTGGAAACCATGAGGCAACAGTAGCTGCAGCCACAGTCACCTGGTTACTTAGAG ATGGAACTGGCATGTTGGGAAGAATCCTCTTCGCTTGGCAGAAAGG GAGTAAACTGGACTCTGAGGCCAAAAAATGGAG ACTTTTTGCTGACGTTCTCAACGACATCGCCATGTTCATGGAAATATTGGCTCCATACTTTCCTGCTTGCTTCACCCTGATTGTCTGTACAGCAGGGATATTCAAG tctCTTGTTGGAGTTGCAGGCGGTGCCACCAGAGCGGCTCTGACTGTCCATCAGGCTCGCAGAGACAACATGGCCGACATCTCTGCCAAAGATGGCAGTCAG GAGACTTTAGTGAATCTGGCTGGATTGCTGGTCAGTTTGATGCTCATTCCCCTCGTCACTGATAATCCGAT ACTGACTGTcagcctcttcttcctcttcaccgTCCTCCACCTCTTTGCCAACTACAAGGCTGTGCGctctgttgtcatggaaaccTTGAACGAGGCGCGGCTTTCGATTGTGCTGCAGCAGTACCTGAGAGACGAACGGATCCTGAGTCCACTGGAGGCCAATCAGAGAGAACCAGTTTTCTTTG AGTTCAGGAAAACGGTGCCAATCAAACTTGGAGTGAGGCTACAGGAGGTTGTACAAAG CCCAGAGGATCTGAATTTGGCTTTGAAGGGAAACAACATGCCTTTCCTTTTGGGAGTACGAAATG gctgtgtatatgtttgtttgGGACCAGAAGCATCAGTACGTGATGAAATCAGAGCCATGTGCCAAGCTGTGTGGCTCAGCAGCAAGTTGAGCCCTCCAACTTCCAGAGACCCTCCAACACAAA gtaaCTGGGAAATGGTGCATGAGAGTCACAAGATGATGGACAGGATTTTCAATCCATTTCTCAAAG GTGTGGAGGCTGCAGGATGGGACATAAAACGAACTTTACTGGACTGGGATGAGTGGAGGGTCgagtggaaaacaaaaaa